AGCGTTGCGGTAAAGTTACTCGGACTCTCCGGACTGTCGCCCCAGCCGCCGTCGGCGTTGCGGTGATTTTTCAGCCACTGGCATCCGCGCTCAGCCAGATCGGTTTTGCCCGCCAGCTTCAAGGCAAACGAAGCGACCGCGGTCGCCAGCGCGGAACTCGACAGCTCGCCTTCCCAACGGCCTTCCGGCGTCAGTTCGGCGAGCAGCAACTTCCGGGAAGAAGCCAGCACCGCGTCAAAATGTTTTTTCTCCGCACCCATTTCGCATCTTTCACAAGCCGGATCTACGGGCTTCGCCCTAAGTTCCGGCTTTACCGCCCAACAGTACTGCCGGAACTCAGCCGCAACGCGGCGTGGATCCGGCAATCTCCAGATCAGATTAATTCCTTAACCGATTCATCCAGACAATACCACGGCCAGTCCTGCCAGTCCGCCACCAATCCGGCCTTCACAGGATTGTTCAAAATATACCGAACCGTTCCCTCAAATTTTTCACGATTCCGAATCCAGTGATCAAAATTCTCCCGCGCCCAGAACGGCCCGCTGCGGCCCAGCATCTGATTTGCCATGCGCCCCGAAAACCGTTTGAAATCAGCCATATCTTTCAGGAGGTCGCCTGATCGTCCGTCCTCACTGCGCATCAACAAATGGAGGTGTGTTGACATTACAACGCCGGCATAGATTCGCCATCCGCGTTCAGCCCGGAACCAGTCCAGATTCTTCAAAACCATCGCAGCAACATCAGGATTGGCCAGCCACGTATTTCCCGTTTCGCACGAATCCAGAATTTTTTCCAATCGCAGAAATTGCCTGCGCTGCAATTCCAGCAGCTCCGTCGAGTCCGGCGGCGCGTCTTCCAGATGAGCCCGCTCTTGCTGAAAAGCCCGCACAACGGTTTTCGGAAGTGTTCTGTGGAGGCGGATGGTAACGAAGTATGACCGGTCAGATACCAGCCAGTGAGGCAGGTTCCGCCTGAAAAACTTCATTGTATTTTCCATTCTTCTCTCCCTCTGAAGCCGGATCAAAGTCCCAGCTTTACTCAAGTACTGCCGGAACTCAGCCGTACCCGGCGTGGATCCGGCAAAGTCCCTGCCGCCCGACCCGCCCGCAAGCCGGATCTACGGGCTTCGCCCTAAGTTCCGGCTTTACTGCAGCTCAAATTCATTGCATGAGGCAACCAACGCTAAGCAGTGCATAAAAAGTGTACTCGACATCTTCAAATTCATCCGTCGTATTCCCGGCGAAGCCGCCACTGTCGCGCCAGAGCGATTCAACAAATTCCAAACACGGACGGCGAATTGAATCCAAATCGGCATGGAGACTCCGTAAGGCGAACAGCGCGGTGGCGGTAGAAAGCAGATCGGCAATATTCAGACGATCCGTCGCGGCAAATCCGCCGGAACTGCAAAATCGGTTGAGCAAAACTTCAGCCGCCGCTTTGTCCGCCGATCGGCTTACGATAATCGCCGCCGCAAGACTGGGCGTCGGATCGGTGAATACAATCGGTCGCGGCGCAATCGGCAGTCGGGCAAGGCCCAAACTGTCTCCGGCCAACTGTTTCATAAAAAAGTCATACGCAGATTCGGCGTGGCGGGTTTCCAGCATTTGGAAAAACCGGCGGCGCGTTTTCCCGAACATCGGGAACGCGGAACGCAACCGGATTAAACAGGACAGGTGAACGAGATCGAGTTCTTCGCCCACGCCAAAACGGCGGACATAGTTCCAGAGTTTCAGCGCGGGAACCGGCGCGCCGAGCGCCTTGAGTCCGGCAGCGGCAAAAACCGTGTAGTAAAGGTCGCTTTCCGCGCCCTTCCCCCGGAAGCCGCCATCCGGATTTTGACGGCTGAGAATAAAGCGGGCGGTTTGTTTGAGCGACTCTTTCTCCAGAAAACGCCGGGCGCAAGCAGCAGTACGAATCAGGCGGTCGTCGAGAGATTGCATGGCCTTTTATCTCCCGCTCAGCATTTTGGCGGCGATGCGCCGGAGCAGACTTTTGAGCAGCGCATTTTTAACCGGATTGAGCGCACGAACCGCTTCATTCTTGTAGTGCTCCAGCAGCTGCGCCGCCTTTTCGACAACCATGAGTTCTTCGAAGGGAGGCGTGCCGCCTCCGGGATGAGCTTCGCTGGCAAGCGCGAGCAGAAGCGAGGCGCGCAGATCGCGGGCTTCGCCGGTTTTGTATTCTTCCAGATCGTCGCGAATCTGGTAGGCGATACCGAGCGACTCGCTGAACGATTGCAGTGTTTCGAGCAGTTCGCGATCCGCCCCGGCGGCGACAGCTCCCAGCAGGAGCGAAACGCCGAAAGCAGGCGCGGTTTTGCGCCGGAAAATTTCAATGATCTCTTTGGATGTAAACGGATTTCCGTGCGCGAGGCCGTAAAGTTCTTCGCCCTGACCCAGACAGAGTGTGCGGTGGTTTTCGGCGGCAATGCGCAGCAGTTCCGCCGTGCGGACTTCGACGGAAGTGATCCAGCGATAGCCCTCGCCGACAAGCAGGTCGCCGGCATTGATGGCGACCGGAATGCCGTACTGCCGGTGAAACGTCGGCTCGCCGTAACGCAGATCATCGCTGTCTTCAATATCGTCATGAATGAGCGAAGCCTTATGGAAACATTCGACCGCAATGGCAAGGCGGCGGACTTCATCGGGCAGATCGGTGATTCCGTCGCTGAGTGCGCTGTAGGTGCAGGCGAGCAGATAGGGCCGCCAGCGCTTGCCGTCCTTGAGCAGCCAGTCAACCGCAATCTGTTCGGTGCGGGTTTCGGTTTTCCATGCGCCGGAATCTGCGAACCACCCGTCAACGACTTGATGCAGGCGTTCCGTGTCGAGCGTGTTTTTCCAAGGCGTAGAAGATTTCAGCCGGATGGCGTCGCGAACGTGATCCACATCCATCTTGGTGCCGATACACCCGTCAACCGTGAGCGGGACGGCCAGACCGGGAATCGCGCCATCCGCCATCTGCGGAAAAGATTTTTCGAGCGCGTTCAGACAGCTGACGCCGACGACGGCATCCACCTTGCCGCCATCCAGCAGCTTGGAAACAACGGTGGAGCCTTCAGCGACGAGGACGACATAGCCGAGATCTTCGGCGAGCGACTGAAGTTCGCCGATATGGCAACATCCGCAGGCTTCGCATAGCAGACCGAATTCATCCATTTTAGCCGGACAGTCCCGCTGACTGCGCAGACATTGCGGAAGGAGAAGAAGGCGGCGTTCGTAGGGAATGGAGGCAACCGTGTCGCGCCAGACTTCGTTGTTGAGCAGTACCATCACATAGCCG
The sequence above is a segment of the Kiritimatiellaceae bacterium genome. Coding sequences within it:
- a CDS encoding DUF116 domain-containing protein, whose protein sequence is MQQTQPKYGVPAERFERDQLMREVSVYAAEHQLVPPLSMEELRDHAEQIAPGQGAIGYVMVLLNNEVWRDTVASIPYERRLLLLPQCLRSQRDCPAKMDEFGLLCEACGCCHIGELQSLAEDLGYVVLVAEGSTVVSKLLDGGKVDAVVGVSCLNALEKSFPQMADGAIPGLAVPLTVDGCIGTKMDVDHVRDAIRLKSSTPWKNTLDTERLHQVVDGWFADSGAWKTETRTEQIAVDWLLKDGKRWRPYLLACTYSALSDGITDLPDEVRRLAIAVECFHKASLIHDDIEDSDDLRYGEPTFHRQYGIPVAINAGDLLVGEGYRWITSVEVRTAELLRIAAENHRTLCLGQGEELYGLAHGNPFTSKEIIEIFRRKTAPAFGVSLLLGAVAAGADRELLETLQSFSESLGIAYQIRDDLEEYKTGEARDLRASLLLALASEAHPGGGTPPFEELMVVEKAAQLLEHYKNEAVRALNPVKNALLKSLLRRIAAKMLSGR